TCGGTGTAGTGCAGTTCGCCGTCCGTCGGGGTGACCTCGGTGACGGGGACGTCGGCGAGGGCGACGGGCCAGGTGGTGGGGAGGCGCCCGCCGGGCTCCTCGGCGCCGGTGAGGACGTCGGCGAGGGCGGCGCCGCCCTCCTGTCCGGGGAACCAGCTGAGCAGGATCGCGGCCACGTCCTCGCGCCAGGGGAGTTCGACCGGGGAGCCGGCGTTGACGACGACGACGGTGTTCGGGTTGGCGGCGGCGACGGCCCGTACGAGGTCGTCCTGGCGGCCGGGGAGGGCGAGGTCCTTGCGGTCGAAGCCCTCGGACTCGACGCGTTCGGTGGTGGCGACGACCACGACGGCGGTGTCGGCGGCGCGGGCGGCCGCGACGGCCTCGGCGATCAGTTCGTCGGGGTCACGGCGGGGACCGAGGTGGACGAAGGAGAACATGACGGCCGGGAGCGGGGCCGCGAACTCCTTGTCGAGGGTGTGCAGCAGGGAGACCTCGACGGTCTCGCCGGCGGTGAGCGTGACCTTGGCGCGCTCGACCGGGGAGCCGAAGAAGGCCTCGAAGGGGTCGGTCTCGGGGCCCATGACCTGGACGCCGTCGAAGACGGTCCCGCCGGCGACGCGGAGGGTGAAGGCGCCGAGGCCGCGGGTGCCGAAGGCATGTTCGCCGGACTCGCGCGGGGTGAAGGTGCCGACGACCTCGATGGAGGCGAGGGCCTCGTGGGTGACGCCCTCGGGGAGGTCGTCGCCGATCCACTGGACCTGGCCGTTGGGCAGGGAGCCCTCGCCGATGACGTTCCCGGCGGCGTCACGGCAGCGGGCGCGGAGGGTGAACCCAGGTGAGACGGAGCCGGCGGGGGCGAGTTCCTCGCTGGGGTCGGCGCCGACCGTGTAGGTCAGGGCGCCCTCGGGGAGGGTGGCGGTGAGGCCGTCGAGCGGGGAGACGACGTGGTCGGGGAAGACCTGGGCGGAGCCACCGCCGAGGACGCGGGCGTCGCGGGCGGCGGCGCCGGAGAGCGCGACGGTGCCGTTCCTCAGCGGGAGGGCGTTCGCGTTCCGCACCAGGACGAAGCCGCGGCGGGCGATCTCGCGGGCGAGGGCGTCGCCGTCGAGGGCGGCGGGGTGCTCGGTGACGACGGGCGGGGCGCCTTCGAGGGCGCCGACGCGGGCGGCGAGCCGCAGGACGTTGCGTACGGCCGTGTCGACGGCGGACTCCTCGACCTCGCCGGCGCGGACGGCGGCGGCGAGGGCCGGGCCGTAGACCGTGTCGGGTCCCGGCATGGCGACGTCGAGGCCGCCGGCGATGTCGGCGGTGGTGGAGCGGGCGGCCATCCAGTCGGAGACGTTGTAGCCGTCGAAGCCCCACTCGCCGCGCAGGACCTCGTTCACGAGCTGGTGGTGCTCGGTCATCGTCACGCCGTTGACCTGGTTGTAGGCGGTCATGATGCCCCAGGGGCGGGCGTTCCTGACGATGGCCTCGAAGGGGGCGAGGTAGAGCTCGCGGAGGGGGCGCGGGGCGATCCGGTTGTCGACGGTGAAGCGGTCGGTCTCGGCGTCGTTGGCGACGTAGTGCTTGACGGTGGTGCCGACGCCGCCGTCCTGGACGCCCTGGACGTAGCCGGTGCCGATGGCGCCGGTGAGGTACGGGTCCTCGCTGTAGGCCTCGAAGTGGCGGCCGCCGAGGGGGGTGCGGTGCAGGTTGACCGTGGGCGCGAGGAGGACGTGGACGCCCTTGCGGCGGGCCTCCTGGGCGAGGAGGCGGCCGGCCCGGCGGGCGAGCGCGGGGTCCCAGGTGGCGGCGAGGGCGGTCGGGGACGGCAGGGCGATCGACGGGTCGTCGGCGGTCCAGCGGACGCCGCGGACGCCGATGGGGCCGTCGGACATGACCAGGGACTTCAGGCCGATCTCCGGCAGGGCGGGCAGGGACCACATGTCCTGGCCGGCGAGCAGCCGGGTCTTGGCGTCCAGGTCGAGCTTGCCGAGCGCCGCCTCGACGACCGTGTTCCTCACGGTCTCCGCGCTGGTCTCCGCCATGGCCGTACCTCCTCGTTGACGTACCGAATGACCCCGATGCGCTCATCGTGCACCCACCTACCTGTAGATCGGTAGGTGACGTGATCATTCTGTTACTTCCCTGTCGTCGGGAGGGGGTACGGTCCTGTCGGACGAACCTGCGAAAGGGGGCCACGGCGATGGTGCGGGCCAGAAGCGAGGAGCGACGCGCGGACATCCTGCGCGCCGCCCTCGAAGTGATCGCCGAGCGCGGCTACCGGGGCGCCACCCTCGGCTCGGTCGCCGAGCGCGTCGGGCTGACCCAGCAGGGACTGCTGCACTACTTCCCGACGAAGGAGGCGCTGCTCGTCGCGGTCCTGGAGGAGCGCGACCGCTGGGACACCAGCGGCGGCCGGGACCGCGAGGGCTGGCGGCTCGACCTCCTGGAGTCCCTCGTCGAGTACAACGCGATGCGGCCCGGGATCGTGCAGACCTTCTCCGCGCTGCTCGGCGAGAGCGTCACCGACGGGCACCCGGCGCGGGAGTTCTTCACCGAGCGGTACGCGCAGGTGCGGGCCAACATGGCGGACGTCCTGCGCCTGGAGTTCGGCGAGCGGCTGCCCGGCGGCCTCACCCCGGAGCGCGCGGCCCCGCTGCTCACGGCGGTGATGGACGGCCTCCAGTACCAGTGGCTCCTGGATCCCTCGGCGGTGGACATGCCGGGCGCCTTCCGCGACTTCCTGCGGCTGCTGGCCGGACCGGAGGGCCGCGACTAGCGCGCCACCGCCGCCAGGTCCTCGCCGAGCAGGGCCGGGTCCTCCGTCAGGAGGGTGTGGACGGCCTCCAGGACGGGGAGCTTCGCCGCCGAGGTGGCCAGGGCGACGTCCTTCGCGGCGAGGGCGAGCGGGAAGTACGAGCCGGTGGCGGTGGCCCGGGCGACGGCGCCCGAGAGGGGGCCCGCGCCGAGGGTGCGCAGGGCGAGCTCGCGGGGCAGGCCGAGGGAGCCGGCGAGGGTGAGGGCCTCGGCGACGAGGGCGACCCCGCCGATGGCGGCGTTGATGAGGACCAGCTTGAGGGCGGCGCCGGTGCCGGGGCCGCCGCAGGGCGTGACCGTCCCGAGCCGGTCGAGGACGGCGGCGACGGGCGCGGTGTCGCCGCCCGCGAGGATGAGCAGTTCACCGGCGGCGGCCCGGTCGACGCTGCCCATGACGGGCGCGTCGATCAGGGTGACCCCGGCGGGGAGCCGGGCGGCGAGGGCGGCGACGGTGTCCGGGCCGACCGTCGAGGTGTCGATCCAGTGGGTGCCGGGGCGCAGCGCGGGGATCAGTGCGTCCGCGACGGCGAGGGCGGCGGCCGGGTCGGCGAGCATCGTGACGACGACGTCGGCGTCGCGGACGGCCTCGGCGGCGCTCGTGGCGCGGACGGCGCCGTCGGCGACGAGGGCGTTGGCCTTGGCGGCCGTACGGTTCCAGACGGTGAGGGGGTGGCCGGCGTCGAGGAGGCGGCGGGCCATGGGCAGGCCCATGGAGCCGAGACCGAGGAAGGCGATCTTCTGGGGGCTCTTCTGCGGGGTGGTGTCCATGACGTCGACGCTAGGACCGGCTCTCCCATGCGACAAGCGAATGTCTAGCATGCCTCCCATGCCTCATTCTCATGGCTTGTACGAGGTGTTCCTCGCCGTCGCCCGCGCGGGCTCCTTCACCGCCGCCGCCCGGCAGCTCGGCTACACGCAGTCCGCGGTCTCGCGGCAGATCCAGTCCCTGGAGGACGAGGTCGGCGCGGAGCTCTTCGAGCGGCTGCCGCGCGGGGTGCGCCTGAGCGAGGCGGGCCGGGTGCTCGTTCCGCACGCGGAGGCGGTCCGGGACCGCCTGGCCACCGCCCGGGCGGAGGTGGAGGCGCTGCGCTCCCTGGACGGCGGACTGCTGCGGCTCGGCTCCTTCTCCAGCGCCACGGCGGCCCTGGTCCCGCGCGCCCAGGCCGCGTTCCGGGAGCGGCACCCGGGGGTGACGGTCAGCCGGGTGGAGGGGCCGTCCGTGAAGCATCTGCGCCTGGTGGCCGCCGGGGAGGAGGACCTCGCGGTGGTCGGCCCGCCCCAGGACGCTCCCCCGCCGCCGGGCGTGACGCTGCATCACCTCCTGGACGAGCCGATGCTGGTGGCGCTCGCGCGGGGGCACGCGCGCGCGGGGCGGCGGTCGGTGCGGCTCGCGGAGCTCGCGGACGAGGAGTGGATCGTCGGCAACGAGCGCCTGGAGGACACCCTGTTCCGCCCGGCGGTCGCGGCCGGGTTCCGCCCGCGCACCGGACTGCTCGCCCACGACTGGATCGCCAAGCTCGGCGCGGTCGCGGCGGGACTGGGCGTCACGCTCGTTCCGGCGCTCGCGGCGGCCTCGGTCCGCCCGGACGTCACGCTCGTCACGATCCACCCGGAGGACGTCCCGTACCGCCGGATCTGCGCGGCCACGCCGCCGGCCCCCACGGTCGCGGCGAGCGCCTTCCTCGCCGTCCTGCGTGAGACGGCCCGGAAGCTAACAGACTCAATGCCATATTGACCCTTACACGCCTGCGAGGGAGGATGACCGCCATGATCGTCGCAGCCACCCAGTTCGCCCCGGTCGCCGGGGACATCGACGCCAACGTCCGCACCGTCGCCGGTCTGGTCCGGGCGGCCGGGGCGGAGGGGGCCCGGGTCGTGGTCTTCTCCGAGCTCTCGCTCACCGGGTACGAGCCGTCCCTGATCCGGGACACGCCCGGCCTCGTCCTCACCGAGGACGATCCCCGCCTCGCCCCGGTACGGGACGCGTGCCGGGCCGCCGGTGCGGCGGCCGTGGTCAACGGGCCGGTGCGGACGGAGGGTTCGGGTGCGGGGCTCACCACGCTCGTGATCGGCCCCGACGGCTCGCTGCTCGCCCGATACGACAAGCAGCACCTGTACGGCGTCGAGGCCGAGATCTTCGCGCCGGGCGCCACCGACGGGCGGTTCACGCTCGACGGGGTCCGCTTCGCCCTGGCCACCTGCTACGACAACCGCTTCCCCGAGCTCGCCGAGCGGGCCGCCGCCGACGACTGCGCCGTGTATCTGGCGAGTTCGGTGCTCGGCGCAGACAACGACTCCTTCGAGAAGGTGTATCCGGCGCGGGCCCGGGACTTCGGTCTGTACGTGGTGCTCGGCAACGTCCTGGGGGCCAACGAGGACGGCGTGGGCTGCGGCCTGGCCGGGGCCTGGGGGCCGGACGGCGGGCGGATCGCGGACGCGGGCTCCGAGGAGCCGGGGTTCGTGCTCGCCGAGGTGGGCTGAGCACGGAGGAAGGGCCGGACGGTCGTGGGACATACGACCGTCCGGCCCTCCGGGGAGGCTGACGCGGAACCCCCGGTCCGCGACGTCACCCCGCCCCCGTTACGGGGCGCTCAGGCCCAGCGTGTACGCGCCGGAGCCGCTGTACGCGTGGACCACGTACCGGTAGTAGCCCGCCGTGCCGTAGTAGCTGGTGTCCTCGTCGGCGGTCGCCGTGCCGCCGACGGCCACGTCCGCCCACGTCGACCCGTTCCACTTCTGCAGGTACAGGTCGAAGTCGGTGCCGGCCGGGCCGCGCAGGCAGCCCACGTGGGTGCCGGAGGTCGCCGAGTAGTAGTACGAGCCGTCCGGCTGGGCCTCGGCCTGTCCGGAGCTCAGGTTGCCCTGGTACGTGTACTCGGTGCCGTCGCAGCCGGTGGGCGGGGTCGTGGTGCCGACCGACAGCTGGTAGGTGACCGTGTGCGTGGCGGAGCCCGTACCGGTGACGGTGATCGGGTAGGTGCCGTTGGCGGTGCCCGCGGCGACCTGGACGGTCATCGTGGACGAGGAGCCCGAGGTCACCGAGGCGGGGCTGAAGGAGACGGTGACCCCGCTCGGGGCGCCGCTCGCGGAGAGCTGCACGGTCTGCGCGCTGCCGCCGGTGGTGGAGGTGTTCACCGTGGAGGTGACGGAGGCACCCGGCTGCGCCGAGCCCGAGGACGGGTTCAGGGCGAGCGAGAAGTCCGGGGTGGTGGTGCCGCCGCAGTCGGTCTCACCGGACTGGGCCGGCACGCCGACCGCGTTCCAGGCCGCCTTCACGGCGTTGCACTCGGCGCTGCCGTAGGTGTTCTTGGCGCTGGTCAGGGTCGCCTTGCGGGCCGCGAGGTGGTTCCAGGAGGAGGTCTTCATGAGCAGGGCGCCCATGAAGATCTTGCCGGCCTTCTGGATGCCGATGCCGGTCACCGAGGACGGACCGCCGGAACATATCGGGCTGCTGGGCTTGCCGCCGCCCGGGTTGGAGCCCTCGGCGAGCAGGTAGAACCAGTGGTTCTGCGGGCCGGCCGCCGCGTGCACCTCGGTGCCGGAGGTCAACTGCGGGTAGCAGTTGGGGGCGTTGTCGGCGAGCGAGGGGTTGTACATGTAGCGGATCGGCTTGTTGTCGCCGAGGAAGTTCAGCTTCTCGCCGACCGTGTAGTCCGGGGTGTCGTTCGGGTTGTTGGCGTAGTGCTCGGTGAGCGCGCCGAAGATGTCGCCCGTCGACTCGTTCATGCCGCCGTTCTCGTTGGACGAGCCCGAGCTGCCCGGCGTCCGGTCGAAGATCTCGTGGCCGTACTCGTGGGCGACGACGTCGATGCCGGTGAGCTGCATCGTGCCGTTCTGGTTGCGGCCGTACGTCGTCTTCGTACCGTCGTAGTACGCGTTGACCTCGGCGAGTCCGGCGCGGGCCGGGACCATGCCGCCCTGCCCGTTCTGGCCGTTGTAGCCGAACCACTCCTTGAGCATGGAGTGTTCCTTCTGCGCCGCGTACATGATGTCGACACAGGCCGTCACCAGGTCGTTGGCGGTGCCGTTGCCCCACGGCGAGGAGCCCGTGTAGGCGCTGCCGTTCTGGCCGCCGCACTTGAAGCCGGAGCGGACGGGGTCCGTCATGGAGGTGGCGGCGGTGTCGATGGTGACGTTGCCGTTGTGGTAGCCGCGGCCGTCGGCGTGCAGGATCTTGTCGGTGGCCTGGGCGACAGCCCCTGTGCGCGCGTCGACATAGGTGGCGAGGGAGCTCGGGGCGTCCTGGGCGGTGCGGCCGATGACCAGGGTGTGCCAGGCGAGGACGGCCTTGCCGCCCTTCAGGAGCACGGTCAGCTCGGGGGCGCTCGCGCTCTCGACCGAGGCCAGCTGCCCGCGGGCGGTGGCGAGGGCCGCGTCGGCCGTCACCGTCGCCTTCGTGGAGAGCCGGATCGCGGGGGCCGGGGCGCCGGTGACCTCGCGGACCTTGCCGGAGCTGTCGGAGACGACGACCGCGTCGCCGCCGACGACCGGCAGGCCGCGGTAGGTGCGCTCGTACGAGGCGTAGTACAGGCCGTTCGTCCACGGGGTGACGGACGTCCGGACGAGGTCCTCGTCGGCGCCGTGCCGCAGCTCGTCGAGACCGCTGCTCGCGGCCTTGTCGGCGGCGGCGAGGGCGAGCGCCTTGCCGTGCCCCGGGGGTACGGGCTGCGCCTGCGGGGTCGCCGCGGTCGCCGGTCCGACGAGGGCGGTCGCGAGGCTCGCCGAGAGCGCCAGGGCGGCCACGGCCGCCGTGAGTCTGGTCGGGTGCAACGTCGTGCTCCGTTCAAGGGTGGGGGAGACGGATCATCGCGCCGAGTATGGGCGTGGACATGGCGAGTTCGGGACATCTCACGCGGCATAAGACGCGGGTTATGGTGCAGACCAGCCACCGCTGCGTACGCTGCTGAAATGCAGCTGGAGTTGAGGCATCTCGAAGCCGTCTGCCGGATAGCCGAAGCGGGCAGTCTGGGGCGGGCCGCCGGGCGCCTCGGGGTCTCGCAGCCCGCCCTCTCCGCGCAGCTCCGCCGCATCGAGCGGGTGGCCGGCGGGGAGCTCTTCCTGCGCGGCCGGCACGGCGTGGAACCCACCCCGCTGGGCGAGTTCGTGCTCTCCAAGGCGCGGCTCGTGCTCGGCGAGATGGACGCGCTGGCCGCCGGGGCGCGGGCCGCCGCCCCGCACACCCCGCTGCGGCTCGGCTGCATCCTGCTCGTCCTCGTCGACCGGCTCCTCGGGGAACTGGAGGAGGTCATGGCGGGTCAGGAGATCGCGGTCACCGTGGAACACTCGGCGACGACGCTGACCCGGCAGCTCGGCGCGGGACGGTACGACGCCGTGCTGTACGGGGAGGTCAACGACCACGAGGTGCCGCTGCCCGAGGGGACGAGCGCCCGCACCCTCGTCCCCAAGGAGCCGTTCTGCGTGCGGCTCTCGGCGGCGCACCCGCTGGCGGGCCGGGAGCGGATCGCGCTCGCCGAGCTCGCCGGCGAGTCCTGGATGACGCTGGTGGAGGACGACGACGGCGGCCCCGAGGCGCTGGTCGCGGCCTGCGAGAAGGCCGGGTTCACGCCCTCGCTGCGGCACCGGGTCGCCGACCGCAAGATGCACTACGACCTGATCGCGGCCGGCCGGGCGATCTCGATGAGCCAGCCGACGGCCCCGGCGGCCGAGGGCACGGTCCTGCGGCCCCTGGAGGGCGATCCGGTGACGGGGCGGATCCGGCTCGCCTGGAACCGGGCTGCGGTCTCCGTCAAGCAGGCGGAGCT
This is a stretch of genomic DNA from Streptomyces sp. R44. It encodes these proteins:
- a CDS encoding TetR/AcrR family transcriptional regulator, which encodes MVRARSEERRADILRAALEVIAERGYRGATLGSVAERVGLTQQGLLHYFPTKEALLVAVLEERDRWDTSGGRDREGWRLDLLESLVEYNAMRPGIVQTFSALLGESVTDGHPAREFFTERYAQVRANMADVLRLEFGERLPGGLTPERAAPLLTAVMDGLQYQWLLDPSAVDMPGAFRDFLRLLAGPEGRD
- a CDS encoding carbon-nitrogen hydrolase family protein, whose product is MIVAATQFAPVAGDIDANVRTVAGLVRAAGAEGARVVVFSELSLTGYEPSLIRDTPGLVLTEDDPRLAPVRDACRAAGAAAVVNGPVRTEGSGAGLTTLVIGPDGSLLARYDKQHLYGVEAEIFAPGATDGRFTLDGVRFALATCYDNRFPELAERAAADDCAVYLASSVLGADNDSFEKVYPARARDFGLYVVLGNVLGANEDGVGCGLAGAWGPDGGRIADAGSEEPGFVLAEVG
- a CDS encoding NAD(P)-dependent oxidoreductase → MDTTPQKSPQKIAFLGLGSMGLPMARRLLDAGHPLTVWNRTAAKANALVADGAVRATSAAEAVRDADVVVTMLADPAAALAVADALIPALRPGTHWIDTSTVGPDTVAALAARLPAGVTLIDAPVMGSVDRAAAGELLILAGGDTAPVAAVLDRLGTVTPCGGPGTGAALKLVLINAAIGGVALVAEALTLAGSLGLPRELALRTLGAGPLSGAVARATATGSYFPLALAAKDVALATSAAKLPVLEAVHTLLTEDPALLGEDLAAVAR
- a CDS encoding LysR family transcriptional regulator, which gives rise to MPHSHGLYEVFLAVARAGSFTAAARQLGYTQSAVSRQIQSLEDEVGAELFERLPRGVRLSEAGRVLVPHAEAVRDRLATARAEVEALRSLDGGLLRLGSFSSATAALVPRAQAAFRERHPGVTVSRVEGPSVKHLRLVAAGEEDLAVVGPPQDAPPPPGVTLHHLLDEPMLVALARGHARAGRRSVRLAELADEEWIVGNERLEDTLFRPAVAAGFRPRTGLLAHDWIAKLGAVAAGLGVTLVPALAAASVRPDVTLVTIHPEDVPYRRICAATPPAPTVAASAFLAVLRETARKLTDSMPY
- a CDS encoding beta-glucosidase; this encodes MAETSAETVRNTVVEAALGKLDLDAKTRLLAGQDMWSLPALPEIGLKSLVMSDGPIGVRGVRWTADDPSIALPSPTALAATWDPALARRAGRLLAQEARRKGVHVLLAPTVNLHRTPLGGRHFEAYSEDPYLTGAIGTGYVQGVQDGGVGTTVKHYVANDAETDRFTVDNRIAPRPLRELYLAPFEAIVRNARPWGIMTAYNQVNGVTMTEHHQLVNEVLRGEWGFDGYNVSDWMAARSTTADIAGGLDVAMPGPDTVYGPALAAAVRAGEVEESAVDTAVRNVLRLAARVGALEGAPPVVTEHPAALDGDALAREIARRGFVLVRNANALPLRNGTVALSGAAARDARVLGGGSAQVFPDHVVSPLDGLTATLPEGALTYTVGADPSEELAPAGSVSPGFTLRARCRDAAGNVIGEGSLPNGQVQWIGDDLPEGVTHEALASIEVVGTFTPRESGEHAFGTRGLGAFTLRVAGGTVFDGVQVMGPETDPFEAFFGSPVERAKVTLTAGETVEVSLLHTLDKEFAAPLPAVMFSFVHLGPRRDPDELIAEAVAAARAADTAVVVVATTERVESEGFDRKDLALPGRQDDLVRAVAAANPNTVVVVNAGSPVELPWREDVAAILLSWFPGQEGGAALADVLTGAEEPGGRLPTTWPVALADVPVTEVTPTDGELHYTEGVFIGYRAWDKAGAVPAYPFGHGLGYTTWSYDSLVAAPDTVTVRITNTGDRPGRETVQIYLAPVATPPIGARNTTAERPARWLAGFASVEAAPGETVETEIALPRRAFEIWDEEKNDWAFVTGAYEVVAAHSLTDGRLTATLEV
- a CDS encoding LysR family transcriptional regulator, with protein sequence MQLELRHLEAVCRIAEAGSLGRAAGRLGVSQPALSAQLRRIERVAGGELFLRGRHGVEPTPLGEFVLSKARLVLGEMDALAAGARAAAPHTPLRLGCILLVLVDRLLGELEEVMAGQEIAVTVEHSATTLTRQLGAGRYDAVLYGEVNDHEVPLPEGTSARTLVPKEPFCVRLSAAHPLAGRERIALAELAGESWMTLVEDDDGGPEALVAACEKAGFTPSLRHRVADRKMHYDLIAAGRAISMSQPTAPAAEGTVLRPLEGDPVTGRIRLAWNRAAVSVKQAELLYRTAARAYLANVDNNAFHRSWWDARPELHPALEG
- a CDS encoding M4 family metallopeptidase; this encodes MHPTRLTAAVAALALSASLATALVGPATAATPQAQPVPPGHGKALALAAADKAASSGLDELRHGADEDLVRTSVTPWTNGLYYASYERTYRGLPVVGGDAVVVSDSSGKVREVTGAPAPAIRLSTKATVTADAALATARGQLASVESASAPELTVLLKGGKAVLAWHTLVIGRTAQDAPSSLATYVDARTGAVAQATDKILHADGRGYHNGNVTIDTAATSMTDPVRSGFKCGGQNGSAYTGSSPWGNGTANDLVTACVDIMYAAQKEHSMLKEWFGYNGQNGQGGMVPARAGLAEVNAYYDGTKTTYGRNQNGTMQLTGIDVVAHEYGHEIFDRTPGSSGSSNENGGMNESTGDIFGALTEHYANNPNDTPDYTVGEKLNFLGDNKPIRYMYNPSLADNAPNCYPQLTSGTEVHAAAGPQNHWFYLLAEGSNPGGGKPSSPICSGGPSSVTGIGIQKAGKIFMGALLMKTSSWNHLAARKATLTSAKNTYGSAECNAVKAAWNAVGVPAQSGETDCGGTTTPDFSLALNPSSGSAQPGASVTSTVNTSTTGGSAQTVQLSASGAPSGVTVSFSPASVTSGSSSTMTVQVAAGTANGTYPITVTGTGSATHTVTYQLSVGTTTPPTGCDGTEYTYQGNLSSGQAEAQPDGSYYYSATSGTHVGCLRGPAGTDFDLYLQKWNGSTWADVAVGGTATADEDTSYYGTAGYYRYVVHAYSGSGAYTLGLSAP